ACGGACAGAGATATCGTCATCAGGGCAGTTGCAGAGAAGAAACAGGGTTCAACGAAGGTAACGGATGTCATGAGCAGTGAACTCGTAACAGGGAGCCCGGACATGAACATAGAGGAAGCTTCCGATCTCATGTCAAAGGATCAGATACGCCGCTTGCCAATCGTAGAGAACAGCAATTTAGTTGGAATTGTTTCCCTTGGAGACATCGCTGTGCATAAAGAAACAGACTCTAAAGCAGGTGTGGCACTAAGTGAGATTTCGGAACAAAGAGATCAGCTTCAGTAAACTTGCAAATACCCTAAATGAAAGCACCTTGTAGAAGGTGCTTTTTTAATTTATAGACAAATTCCACAATTGTGAAGTACAGTTATGAAAGGTATGTTTTGAAGGGAGAACCACTTTTGAAGAAAACAGCAATCCTAACGCTTTTTGCAATTCTCGTTATCTCGTTCTTTTTGGACAGTTGTGATCAGAATTCTTATCATACTCCTGAGAGACAGGAGAAACATAAAATTCCTCAGGAGAGTATTCAAACATTAAGCATCGAAAAATCGACCGTGGCTAATTTTGTAGGTAAAAGCAATAACTATCTGACCAAACGGCTTGGCCCCCCGGACCGGATCGAACCATCAGCTTACGGATATGACTGGTATGTTTACTCAAGTTTCGAGAACCAGTATATGCAGGCAGGAATCAAGGATAATAAAGTGGTAACCGTCTTTGTGGCAGGGGACGGAGTGCCGATCAAACCGTTCAAGATCGGCCAGTCCGTAACGTCGCTTCTAAAAGAGATTCCTGTTAAGAGTGAGATTACCGTTAATAAAACCGATGATTTATTTCGTTTCGAGCTATCGGAAGAAGAAATGAATACCCGTCCTCTCATTCCATTTCATGATATTTTTGCTCAGCTTTATTTTGATAAATTTACTCAGGAGCTTTCCAGCATCAGGTATCTGGATAAAGAAACATTGCTCTTGCAAAGACCCTATTCTGTCGTATACAGAGGCAGCTTGGAGAAACAGCCTGAATTCTCAGAAAAGTTGAAGAGAAAAATTGAAAAAGGACAAGAACAGCAGATTCTGGATATTACCAATGTCATTCGCTTAAAACATGGGTTAGCTCCTTTAGAAAAGGATAGCAAGACAGCAAAAGTGGCCTATAACCACAGCAAAGAAATGGAAGAGCTTGATTATTTTTCGCATACGTCACCCACGTCAGGTGACTTGGCCGATCGGCTAGAAGCGGGAAAAGTGAAATACTCACAGGCCGGTGAAAATATTGCAGCAAAATATACAGATGGACCGGCTGCAGTAGAGGGATGGCTCAACAGCCAGAGCCACCGGGAAGCGCTTTTAAATAAAAACTATACTCGCTTGGGTGTGGGGGTTTATGGGAGCAATTATACACAAAATTTTATAAAGCCATGATAAGCAGTAAGGGAAGGTCAGATGATCTCCCTTATTTTTTTTGAAACACAAAAAACGTGTTGCTGTGTTAGAGCTCCAGCGCTTTTCGGACCTAAGCAGGCCGCTTACGCCTTTCTTACAATAAAAAACGTGCCGGTCGAGACGGCAATTAATTGGTTTTGGTCACCGTAAACTTTTGATTCTGTAACGATGACTTTTTTTCCACGGTTGAGCACTTCTGCTTCACAGCGAAGAAAGCTTCCTGTTCCGGGAGAAGTAAAGTTTACTTTCATTTCAACGGTAACAGCTGCTGATCCTTCAGAAAGCGTCTGGTTGGCTGCTGTTCCCATAGCGGTGTCCATTAAAGTTGCAGTGAGCCCGCCATGCACTATTCCTATTGTGTTGCTTAATAATGGAGTGATTGGCACAGTAATTTCCAATTTATGATCGTTTATGATGTTCAGCTTCATATCCATTAAGCTTGAAATATAAGTAGAGTGGGTGTGTTTCCTTTTATTTTTTAAGCTTTTTAAGATGCCTGACAGCACATTTCTCTCTTCTTCTGAGGCTTCTGTTATGAAAGACTCCATCTCTCTATACAATTTCATTTTTTATTTCCTCTCTCTCTGTCTAGTTGCACGCCTGCTGCTCTTCAATTTTGACACAAAAATCAAAGGGAAACAACGATGTTTAAAGCATCACAAGAAAAATAGGCGCACCATTTTATAGGCGGAACTGTATCATGTAATAGGTGAATTGTAGTCGTTGAAGGACAGCCGGGGGTGAGAAGATGAAAAAGGACGTTGAGGCATTCCGAATATTTGTTCAGAAACATCCTAAGCTGATAAGTGAAGTCCGTTCAAATAATCGTACGTGGAGGGATGTCTATGAAGATTGGTATTTCCTTGGGGCAAATCATGAAAGCTGGAAGGCTTTTAAGGCCGAAAAGGATCAGGATACGGTAAAAACCGGTCATTTCAGGGGACTGAAGGAAAGAAAACAGAAACAGGAACCGGAATCGGCTGAAGAACAGTCTAAAAAAGAAATTACAGTCGGAGATGTTTTTTCCATGTTTCGAGACATCAATGTCAGTGAAATTCAGCAGCATATTGTCCAATTCAGCGGTGCGATCGAAGGCATTCATCAGTTGCTGAAGCAGTTCCAGGGCAGCAAATCAGTTCAGGGCCCGCCGTCAAATTCAAAGGATAGTTATTTTTCAGTATTTAAAGACTAAGGGGTGTGACGGATGAGAAAGGAAATTATTGACTATTTAAATACTAGGCCAGACCTTAAGTTTTTTATTCGGGAGCAGCCTAGATGGTATCGGGATCTATCGAGAAATCCACTTTTGCTGGAAGTGATGGAAAGTGAAGCGAATGTGTTCTTTGGGAGGACATTTGGCCAGCGGATTGATAAGTTCCACAATCAAGTGAAAACAGTTGGATTGATGATTGATTTTCTGAGCATGATGGGAAAAGGAGAAGACCTATAGGCCTGCTATAGGCTTCCTTTTCACCATAATAAAGGGATAGTTTGCTTACCGGTCCATTTCAGCTGCTGTAAGATACTCATAAATTTTTTTCTCTGGAGATACGGCAAGCTGGTTAAAGGCCTGGTTTCCGAACAGCACATTAAACTCTAGAATATAATAACGGCCGTTCGCCGCAACGATATCAAAGCCTGCATGGTTGATATTGAGTTCTTGAGCAACACGAAGGACAAGCTCTAATGCTTCAGCAGGAATGTTATCGAATGAGAGGGTTCCGCCCTGGCTTACGTTATTATGAAAGCCGTTGCTGCCTATGCGCCAATAACTTCCGATAATCTCATTTCCAACTACGCATATGCGAAGATCACGGTCAATCGGAAGGTACTCCTGTATATAGAAAACATCGTTTGCTTTTGCATATTCTTCGAATTCCTGTTCGTTATGAATAAGAAATACGCCTTTCCCCATTGAATTACGAATCTCCTTGGCA
This genomic stretch from Fictibacillus marinisediminis harbors:
- the ylbD gene encoding YlbD family protein; the protein is MKKDVEAFRIFVQKHPKLISEVRSNNRTWRDVYEDWYFLGANHESWKAFKAEKDQDTVKTGHFRGLKERKQKQEPESAEEQSKKEITVGDVFSMFRDINVSEIQQHIVQFSGAIEGIHQLLKQFQGSKSVQGPPSNSKDSYFSVFKD
- a CDS encoding CBS domain-containing protein yields the protein MKTIRDIMTTNVDTCSPQDSIYEIAVKMKQDDVGVIPVCEGMKLLGVITDRDIVIRAVAEKKQGSTKVTDVMSSELVTGSPDMNIEEASDLMSKDQIRRLPIVENSNLVGIVSLGDIAVHKETDSKAGVALSEISEQRDQLQ
- a CDS encoding ATP-grasp domain-containing protein codes for the protein MKLVTFNPFRTIGIPGIQYVKPDNMFKELDKIKAADVLLFPENWQVNSLVYGMKKKIFPSIESIQLGFSKMEMTRALWTVCPENLPYTEILGHSNENKRKVLETFSFPFVAKEIRNSMGKGVFLIHNEQEFEEYAKANDVFYIQEYLPIDRDLRICVVGNEIIGSYWRIGSNGFHNNVSQGGTLSFDNIPAEALELVLRVAQELNINHAGFDIVAANGRYYILEFNVLFGNQAFNQLAVSPEKKIYEYLTAAEMDR
- a CDS encoding YlbE-like family protein — protein: MRKEIIDYLNTRPDLKFFIREQPRWYRDLSRNPLLLEVMESEANVFFGRTFGQRIDKFHNQVKTVGLMIDFLSMMGKGEDL
- a CDS encoding PaaI family thioesterase; protein product: MKLYREMESFITEASEEERNVLSGILKSLKNKRKHTHSTYISSLMDMKLNIINDHKLEITVPITPLLSNTIGIVHGGLTATLMDTAMGTAANQTLSEGSAAVTVEMKVNFTSPGTGSFLRCEAEVLNRGKKVIVTESKVYGDQNQLIAVSTGTFFIVRKA
- a CDS encoding CAP domain-containing protein, with translation MKKTAILTLFAILVISFFLDSCDQNSYHTPERQEKHKIPQESIQTLSIEKSTVANFVGKSNNYLTKRLGPPDRIEPSAYGYDWYVYSSFENQYMQAGIKDNKVVTVFVAGDGVPIKPFKIGQSVTSLLKEIPVKSEITVNKTDDLFRFELSEEEMNTRPLIPFHDIFAQLYFDKFTQELSSIRYLDKETLLLQRPYSVVYRGSLEKQPEFSEKLKRKIEKGQEQQILDITNVIRLKHGLAPLEKDSKTAKVAYNHSKEMEELDYFSHTSPTSGDLADRLEAGKVKYSQAGENIAAKYTDGPAAVEGWLNSQSHREALLNKNYTRLGVGVYGSNYTQNFIKP